The genomic segment CAGTAATCGGCATGTCTGACACAGGGCTCCAGATGTTACTTCCCTTCTTCCGTTTCTCCAGGATGTAGCCAGTGATACGACTCCCCCCCGTATTGTGAGGGGGTACCCAGGACACAGTGATGCACTTGGAGGTAGCACTGATCACTTTTGGAGGAGCTGGGGGGCTGGAGTAAGCTGTcatgaacaaaaataaatactgtagcagGACTATTGTCAATAAGAACAGGAGAAGTTTCAGGCAGGATGAATGTGATGAATGAATGCCCTGGTCTTCAAATCCAGTCCTCAAAGGGCCACAGTCCATAAGGATTTTGCAGGCTTAAGTGTATTCCTGCTTTTAGCTgtcaaattattttacttacatGAATAACTAGTTCAGGAGAAAGTCAGAGGATACTTATGGATTAAATTTGAAAAGCTGTGTGGCATGATTTTTTGCTCAGGCTCCTGTTGTTTAAACAGTAAATGCACTTACTCTATGGACTAAAGGCCAGAAGCTCAAACTTGGGTCATGTCAATAGTCAATCATGATCAGTGGAAGACAACAGACACAGCACCAACAGAGAAGGTTCTTTAAGGCAAACAGCAACTGCTGGGTACATGCAGGCTTGCAGGGGAAACACCAATTCTGTGAGGCGCTACACTGCGGAGCTAACGCACAAATGGTACCTTGTGGTACCAAATGGTACCACAAAGTCTACCCTACCTCAGCTTTCCTATGAAGTTCAAAATATTTACACTACATTTAAAAGTTCAAGAGTACATAAACCTATTCCATCTtcactcattaaaaaaaatgaaaaagaaagcaaataaaCCCTTTCCACTTTGTTATTGAATACTACAGTAATGTTTCTGAATTATCTTGTTTGTTAAAGACTATAGGAAAAGTTTAGAGTTTACATGAAGCCATTATGACAGTGGAGCACCCCTCCCACTGCACTCCCAAATCCACGGTGCGTGGGAATGCGCAGCTTCCACACCTGAGGCTAATCAGGTCTCATATTTAAGATCCCCCACATGTCCGCAGACTTTGTTCACCCTTAGAACCAGTGTATTTGCAAGCCGGCTACAAAGGATTATTCTTTGCCACGAAAGGATTATTCTTCTCGTTTTTATTCAATCTTCTTGTATACCAGAGAACAGACGCCTTCCCAGACAACTACAGAACGTCACACTGCTCAAGGATAGGAAGCGCTCTGCTGGTGCTCAGGTAGCACCCTTTAGAACCTAACACTATCACAACATGTTTATTATGATGTCATGAAGCTGTCAAGAGATAGGAAAGGATTGTTGTACCCTTTGTGCCGGCAGTGATGTCATCAGTCTCCAGCACATTGCTGACACCCTCTGCTGTGTGTGCCCGGATTCTGAAGCTGTATCTCTTGCCGTGCTCCACTTGGTTAGTGGCAAAGGTGGTGGTGGTGCCAGGGACTTCTCCCAACTTCAACCAAGTGTTGCGCCCCACCTGCTGCCTCTCTAAAGAATAACTCAGAACTGGGGAGCCACCATCGTCCCGCGGAGGTCTCCACTTGATCCCGATGCGTGTGGGTGAACTCtccagcacctccactggacctTGTGGAGGGGTGGGCTTATCTGCAAGAAGAGAGTGGCAACACACTATCCTGGTTATGAAAAGTGATACAGTATAGGGCACAGATACACAGTGTAGCATATTGTATTGCTTGTCCCATGCTTCTGGAACAAAGCGTGATATCTTCAAGATAAAGATCTCCATACTTTGAGATACAAGAGCAGCCCTATGATGTGGCTTATGGAGTAGGtgcatgttacagtacattatcccTAGTGCCACACTAATATTGTTATTACATAATAGTATTTTTGAattgctggtttttgctttttattgtttgcATTGTATTGATGTATTTGatgtattgttttaaatacatccatgtatttaagcacaaaatgaaGCAAGGATTACTGCTCCTCTTAACTGCCCACTGTCTTTAATCTGACTATCTCAAATGGCATTTTCATTGTTACACTACATAAGAAAAATatgttcatatttaatattgttaCAAGCTGAGGTAGATAATGGAGGTCTCTGTAAGAATCTCGACACAACAGGTAACACTTAACTAGTGTCAATATTTCCACTTCCCAGAGCTTCATATCATGGAATGTTTATTTAGTTGTGCTGGGTGGGATAAACCCTGATCAAAATAATCTTCTGGGTTGCCTTGGTTAACTAAATTCTGGGTAAATGGTCAGATCAGGCACAAgagggaaaaggagaaaaataatcTCAGCCcctaagagagagaggagagaggaggaagatcCTCTGAAAAGACCCAATAGACTTCCATTTATTTCATGGTATCCGGGCTTGCAGTAAGAAAGGTTTAACTACAGGTTGTATTGCACTTTGTTCAGAAGTTTGCATATCTCTTATTTTGGCCTCTGTAAACTTTAGGttgcagtctggggttttctgtgTGGTCTAGACCTAGGTCTCTGAAACATAGTCTGTAAACTTGTAGAGAAAgctgtgttttgtgtgtttatgttgtgtgtagtgtagttttacatcattttcattgttaataaatatttgtttaaccaagtatgCCTGAATTATACTCTTCACCAAAACTGTGTCAGAGAAGAAAGAAGTCCCATGACTCTATATTACACTCTTTATTACACATGACCCAATtgcttgggtatattcttggaGAACTCTTTACAATTTGGGTGTTCTGATTATTTTAGTTATTGACTAAGCCACTTGGTCCATTCCTGCTTATTCTCCATTTTCTGAACCCTCCATTGTAATAATGTTATAACattttttccacaaataaaAATCAACAATGTAAAGAACTGTATATATTGGTGTGTGCTCTGAGCTGCCTTCTGTCTCTCAGTAGTgctctttcagtttttcttaCCAAGAACAACAAGCCTGGTCATGGCCTCGACAGCACCGCTCTCGTTCTTGACCTTGACCTTTATGTCTCCACTGTCCTTGCGCTGGCACTTGCTGAGGAGCAGGCGGCTGTGCTTGGGCCCTCTTTCCACCTTCACACCAACGTCATCCTGAAGCTCCTCGCCATCTCTGAACCAAGAGACCTTGAAAGGCTCCCGCCCTTCGAATGGTATTTTGAACACGGCGTTGTGCCCAGCCTTCACAGTCACGGGCTGCGAAAACATCTGGAGCTCCTCTTTGTCCAGCACAGGAGGATCTGATTATGGGggaataaaagaaacaaacactgcaaaccAAAGCTTGGTGAGAtatttgatactgtatatttaaaatgtgttctgttcCTTGTGTTTGAAATTTATATTCTATGTCTATTCCATTTTCATTTCtatttgtttctattttttatatgaaatatcataaaaacattaaaataaaaacaaaatcatatttGAGTTATGTTTCTGtgtcatttatatttttgcagcagtttcttttttaattcctcATGTAATAAAAGTGTTTAAAACTTTTGCCTGTTTTATCATCAGTATAATATGGAAGTGCAGGAAAAGATTGATTTTCACCTAGATTATTCAGCATAGACATGAAATAGAGTAAACCTTGGTTATTAATTGTCATTTTGTCAAGTTAGCACATTTTTACTAATTGAGTTTATAATGGAAGCCTAAGAGGGATGATAACCGCCAAGTTCAATCAGTCTCAGGTGTCTGTAGTTTGTAATTAATTATGACATTTCCTCACAACATTTCCTCACTTAaacattatacatactgtacatactgtacactatctCCTCTCCCTTGCATACCTTTTTGCAttcctcctccaccccatttCCACCTGTGCAGCCACCCCTTGGTCACATTCCTACTCTGCTAGGGGGTTCTAGCTTCCTCATCCTATGGCCAGGTTAACCATCAGACAAGGAGGTTAAGACAAATTATTGTAACTTTAAAAAACCCAAAGCAAACCTTTTAATATACCTGATTGTTGGCTTTTGTAATTCCTAGTGAATACACATTTGGGATTTGCTTTGAAAATAATAGTTAATTTGTATATTCTGAAACAAATTctacatattaaaacaaaaaaactagaTACACAAACCTTCAACAACTATATGTGCTTCTGTTTTTCGTCCCTCTGCTTCAAACTTGTATTTCCCTGCATCAGAGTCCTGAACATTGGACAAGATTAGCTTATGGATAGCTCCTTTTTTGGAAATAGACAGTCCATCCTTGGGTGATAGCTGTGGACAGATTTACACAAAAGTCAAAGGTTAAAGTGTCTCTGTGGTCTACATTCATTATAGTGTCTATACAAAATCACTCTGACCGGGATTATCAGAACTTTTGCTTCCGTAAAAAAGtggcacatttttttctttatcatgTTAAATCCATGTTTATCTTGGATTGTCTACATTGCCCACATGGATGTAACAACATGGAGACACACACAACCCCTTCTAGTTTTCAGTCATTGTCATTTTCAATTGTACTTTTCAGTTTAATCGTAATCTGCACTGTAAATATATTCCCCTAGAGCATAGCTTTCTACTTCTGGTCTTGGACAGACAGTTATTACccctgcactatcaaactatcaaACTATTCAACTCCCTgcctctctcacctacgatctgaaccctcactgtgccttctctctttatcaaaactcaaacaAACGTTGAAATCttcctctacctcacatgtcaagaagatcactccccataattttctatcctttatttcattctattgatgtatgattttgcacaactgATGTTGTTCTGCACATgacctgttacctgttgttgttttgaacattgcctgttgttgtgttgttcaTTGCCTGTTGTAAACAGCATTTagttataccatatacagtacctgtgtatgagtataataacaataaacttgaacttgaacttgaacttggaTCCTCAGTCCATACTTTAATGTATAACAGCCTTTTTATTGAACTTTAGGAACACTTGCAAGTTATTGATCAGTTTGGCAATTAATTTgtccaattaaaataattcagatcTTTGAAGGTTGAAGGATCTTCAGATTTTTAGTCCAAAGGATCTATGATTTACTGAATTTAACACATTACCAGTTTAATCATAGTTAAATACTGCAACAGTTTCAAGGTCTTAAGAAATGTATGATTTAATGAATATCTGTTGGGTTTCCCAGGGCTAGTGTTGGAGACCTGGGACCTATGGAAGGGGcaggcaactgcagtgctggggttccacattattgtttctgtttttctttcattaatgGCATACTTTAACTAATTAACtggatgagaagtaaaactaGTTGTTTTTCCTAGGTCTTAATCGATGATTATACAAAGGTATCTGTTTAAACCTCCAGGATTATGGAATTCTAACACTggtgttactgtatgtctgtactATAGTGCAGAATTAATTCTCACCTTCTCTCCATCTTTAAACCAGATTCCCTCTGATTGGTCACTGCTTAGCTTGCACACAAGCTCAGCAGGGTGCCCTTTACAGGCATGCACATCTGACAGCCCACAGGTGAAGTGAACTCCAGGTTCTGCAAATCAGCAAAAGGAGACAATTCATGGAACATTCTGCAAACATGTCTCAAATTATTAAGCAAAGTTGTTGTTTTCAGAACTACTGTACGTATGTGAATGGCATCACCAGTAGAAATGGTTTGTAACCCATTTTCCATGAAACACAAATACTTATAGATCATATCAATTTTATCTGCATTGTagctgttatttttaaatagtaaaTTCAATGACCTTATAAAACACAACAGCAATTACATCTAATTTATTTATAGTGCTATATGCACAGGTTCCTTCATACAAATTGGATTAAGTCAAAAGGTCAGGTTCATTTATAACAGTCTATAGCTGACCTCTCTGTAACTAATAGTTGTATTAAATAGTTTTCTGCATCAAGTTCACTTGAAGTATTTTCTGTATAACAACATCTGTACTTAATTAAAGATATAATCTGAATGAAAGAAGGAACATAACTGGGTcagcaaatatacagtagcaatgtgcattaaaataaaataatatggtCTGTAACAAAAAAGGGTGATGCATGCTTGAATTAGTACAGCTGCCATGCAGCAGACATTGTGATCATTGTAGAGCTCATACCAACAATAGTGTCCTCGATCAGCGGCCCACgtccagcatgtctttttttcctgttttgctcATCTGTGAGTCCTCTGCCATCATCCCCAGATACTAATCGAGTACCACCAAGCCCTGAGTTgccaccctctcctcttccatTTCCTGATAGCCTGGCCCCTTCTAATCCAGAGTCCATTCCAGACCAATCCCCAGTACCCATTCCACCTTCTTCTCCTGGACACCCTTTGCCAGCTCCTGATCCATCTCCAAGGTCTCCTTTTTCACTTTGGCCATGACCCAGCTGTCTATCTTTTCTACCCAATCCTCCCTGCCGATCAGCTAATCCCCCTTGCTCTACTTTACTGTCTTGTAAATCACCTTCTCCTTCTCCTAAGCCACCTTGTCCTGCCCCAGACCCCCCTAAACCTCCACTTCCACCTCCTAAATTTCCCATTCCATCCACTAGCTCTCCCTTTCCTCTTTTGCCATCTCCTTCACTTTGGTCACCACCCACCTCAGTTACCCCTAGTACTCCTTTTCCTCCCATCCTTTGCCCTACTCCTCCCTTTCCCCTGTTGTCATCTAACCCATTAATTAGGTTCTGGTTCCCAGCCCCTGTGCCTGCCCCTACCCCTGCACATACACCTGCCCCCAGTCCTGCCCCTTGCCCTTCCCCTCTTTCTGAACCTGCTCCTATCCCTGCACCTTTACCTGCTTCCCTCCCTGCACTGATCCCTGCCCCTGTACCTGCCCCTAGCCCTGCCCCAGCTCCAGCAACAGTGCCAGAACCTACTCCAGGTCCAGGATCATTCCCTTGCCCAGCTCCAGTCTCTTCCTCAGCCTTATACCACagttttttcagcttttctgCTTGCTCTCTGGCTAGACTCTCAATCATAGTCCCTCCCCCACCAGCTCGGGTAGTTTttctggctttcttcttgccatgGGCACTTGGACTGTCATCTTCATCACCTTAGCCAGAAACAAAATGGAGTACACAGGAACAGATGGAGGAAGATAGAAAGAGGAAATGACGATATGTGAGTGATGAATAAGGAGATGGCTAATAAGGATGATGTCTAACATGTAATGATCAAtcctttttactgtatttatggGTAATCAAGACAGAAGCATGAATAACTGAATGTCTCCAGATTaggattaaataaaatacaagaaaaagacTCAATAATGGATGGCATGCTTTGCAATTTCAAATGGTTTCAATGATGATCTTAAGATTTTTAGTTAGTAATGGCCATGAATTTCTATTTGCTTAATACATGGTAATTCTCTGCTTGGATCTactgcatctactgtatgtacagtacatgctataATCAATCTTTTAATGTAACATCAACATGTTAAACAATGGGAGAGGGATAGCAGGGCTAAAATCAGACACGCATGGATAATGACATAGGGATTTGGTTATGCTGACAAGAAGAAATGCCTTTGGATGGTATTAATTGCATTATTCTTTTAGCTTTGTTCCACAACACAGTTGTCTCTTGTATTCTCTTAAAATAACAAATCCTTAAAATGACATATCCTTgaaaaaattgtaaaaacacaatttttggCACTTTTTGTTAACCACAGTGGATCAATACATTATTTGACTTACTTTCCACAACTAGCCAAGCACTGGAAGATTTTATGCCAACCACTATGGAGTAGATACCCTTGTCAACAGGCATGACATCCTTCACAAGCAGTCTGTGAATCAGTCCATCCTCAGACACTGTTATTTCATATTTGTCACTATTCTCGATTGGAGTGTTCTTGCCCATCCACACTGCCCTGAAGAGTGGCTGGGAGAGGACACACTCAAAGAGAGCATCCTCACGTTCCTTGGCACGCACTTCCTGAAGCTGGCAGAGGAACTGGACAGGAATAACTGGAAAGGAAACAAGAGCCCATCtggttcatttaattttttctagTGCACGATGTACCTAACTTATTTTATAATTggcattttttaattgaagtaggctcaattaaaaaatgccaatctttttcatctttttaaaaatgccaaTCGTTTGTTGAATCAGATCAGCTGGTTTAAAGGTAATATAACTACTAACCTGAAatcttttttacatatattgGTTCTAAAATGAGTAAAGAATTTAATCTGTATCCAGTTCTGGAATTATATTGTGTGGTATTAAGATTTCAAATATCTTATTGCACTACTCCTTTAACCTCTGAACTTCATATACAAACACAGGCTTTCAAAGACATTGGTAGCCAGAACAGTCCTTATTGACACCACAAAGAATTGTTTGGAATTTGGGAATCAAATGGGCACTCATgctttgcagtgaaaagcatgaGTGCCCATttgattggtggtggtggagagtaGCTATTATCCGTAAATGGGAGAAGGTCCATTTAGGATGGAAAATGTAATTAGTTAAATAGCAACCTTTGGTGTCTTTTCCTATGCTTTTCTTGCTCTGCTTGTCCTGGAATAAAGCAGCACTTTTAAAGTGCAAACTGAACACCAAACACTACCACCACTAAAATCCTCAAGATCCCGTCATGTTTCCTGAACCTTATTTACTCTGTTCAGTAGTGCTGCTTGGAGAGCTTTTAACTGCTTATGAGGAACTCACATGTGAAATCCATGGGAGGAATAGCTTGGattctaatatacagtaattgtatttCAGCCTTTCACTAAATGCAACATTTCGAATCCCTTTTTATTCCTGAACCTTACTGATTGAGTGGTTGTGTTAAAAACAACTTGGTTTTCAGTTGGTGCCTGAACTTACATTTAAATGGCAGTTCAGTAGAGAAGACATTGGCTTCTTCAACATCTACCTGGTACAGCCCAGCATCTTCAGGTCCGAGGTCTTTAATGCAAAAGATGTACTTCTTTCCAGCTTGCTTCAGGGAGTGCTTCATTTCCATGTCCTTGCTATAAGGAATCATTATTCCATCCTGCAGGGTAGAGagagctttaaaaacattttggttgGCATGAAAGAGTGGACTTTTGGTTGAATTAAACTCAGACAAATGAAGTGCAATGAAGTGTgagaaatttgaaaataaaaaaacagccataTCCAAGCTTTTTATAGATTaacattgttttgtgttatCATAAATTCATGTTGCCTATTAGCAATGTTTATAAAGTATACATTTCAGGAATACATTCTAACACattattagtattttttttaattataagttTTATCTTCTCAGCTTTTTTGCTGGTTGCTATTGACTTAGGTCCTGCATTGTCTGGTGGTCAGGACTTTGCGGAGTATGTGGGCTGGTCCAAGGAgagtgattattattattattattattattattattattattattattattattattattattattattattattattattattattatatcaccCTGAGacttacaactggcaacccactgaagctaagtaggtgtgagcctggtcagtacctggatgggactggaacactatactgtaagaaggcgctgtcctttggataagaaataaaactgaggtcctgactctctttggtcattaaaaatcccatggcgtttctcgaaaagagtaggggtgtaaccccggcctcctggccaaatttcccattcgCCCTTACCTATCATTGCTTCCTAATAATCACCATCTATGAGTTGGGTTCattactctgttttcctccccactaAAAGCTGATGTGCTGTGAGCATtttggcgcatcatccaggtggggctgcacattggtggtggtggagagtagctattatctgtaaagcactttgagtggagtgtcctgaaaaagcactatatacagtaagtgtaagaaatttttattattatttataaaatacaatCGGGGCAGAAATGTGGGGTATTGGTTAGGACTATAAGATTGTGTGTGCAAATCCATGGTTGGGAGCTGTTGTTTACCCTCAAGGAAGGTACTTCACTCTGGTAAATGCCCTGCTGTATAAAAAGGCACTCTACAGGTACtgatagtttaaataaaatattacatacagtCCATCTATTTCAATCCCCTTGTTCTGGTAAAAGGCATCTTAAAGGAATAAATagctatttaaatattaaagtaatGTGTGTTCCCATAACATAGTCACTTAGTGAAAAACTggctaaaataaacataaaactgGACAAAAGCACAACATGGTGCCTGTCACATGGTAGGGGCAACACATTGAAAATGAACCTGTACCACTGCTCTGTTTCCCATTGAGCtaaatttttttaattgtcattAGAATGATACAATACATAAATTTGGTAAGTTCGTTAAAATGATCGTGCTGTTAAATTAATCAAGACTTACCAtctcatttaaatttaaaattcaactaggattatttattgaaataaagCTTTCTTTGTTCTTGCACTATACTATGGAAGCTTATTAGtaccataaaaataaatatatttttagaaaaaaaatatttttatgtttaaacaAGATACTATACTCCCATACTTCTGAACACCTGTTAAAAGTAAAGACTTTCCTGTATACAAGGGAAAGATAGGACATGCAAATCAGACTTTCATGATAAACAACAAAAGGGATTGCAATTAATTTTGACAATACATACTTTCATTATTAGCAATACTTACCACAATCTGTCttagtttatttaatttatttaaatataaatccaGTGATCATAAAAAGCGTTACATATCATGCTTAATAGAAAGCATGAAGGAaggttttttaattgttttattaattttaattttaaatattgataTAATGTGAAGTTTTAAAGTTGTGAGGGGAAAATAAATCAGGTAGTATTTTTTCTGTGTATGTTGCAGTGCTGTGATACAGTTTTTGtcaatttaacttttttaaaaatcatacaaTATACATAACTATATGGAAATTGATATGGggcagcaaagaaaaaaaaaagctttgaagacTAAATGTCAATAACTAAACTGGTATTTAGATTAGCACAGTCAGAGGAGACCTGTCCTAAAAGTCAGAGTTTTGTCCATGAGCAGTTGAAAGTTATATAATGTGTGGCTTAATGTGGTAAGGCATAGATCTGCCACCATTAATAGGCTGTCAGGCCGTTGGATTGATTATAACCCTTAACCCATCTCACCTTATACAGGAAAATTCTGCTGCTGGGGTCTTTCAGGTCCATGTCAAGTTCAAACTCCGCTAAGCCCTCTGAGTTAACTTCGATGTGTTTCAGGTTACTAATGGTTTCAAGGTACTGGCAGGGGGCGGGGGTGAACAGGGGAAGGGAGAGGTGATGAAAGGTGGGGAGAAAAAGATGGATGTTTTAAAACATGATGGTCTAGAGGAGAAACAGATGCAAAGAAAAGGTAGggactgtgcttttaaaaagagaagCAGACCTGTTTCAAACAAGCTGTGCAATACATAGTTTGTCTTTGTAAAGGTCTAGAAGTTTTGTTTACTCTTA from the Lepisosteus oculatus isolate fLepOcu1 chromosome 5, fLepOcu1.hap2, whole genome shotgun sequence genome contains:
- the LOC102697672 gene encoding immunoglobulin-like and fibronectin type III domain-containing protein 1 isoform X1; translation: MKTSKITNGPASGQDHAQSYKTGSDAPVKKRAGIRKKSKIPGVMITQYTEDIPNGCSTPDFERKPIALTIQEGKTATFKAVVKGEPTPVVTWKRAKGNMDDPNKFKMTYDRFSNEYVLQVVQITGDEADTYKCYATNDYGEAVSTATLIVIEVGFKKKKKPQEQKESTVTKDPAEFRKLLRKRVKDEVKKEEKVIDGKVWDILLNADKKDYERICIEHGITDFRGMLKRLQEMKKEREEEQAKYLETISNLKHIEVNSEGLAEFELDMDLKDPSSRIFLYKDGIMIPYSKDMEMKHSLKQAGKKYIFCIKDLGPEDAGLYQVDVEEANVFSTELPFKFIPVQFLCQLQEVRAKEREDALFECVLSQPLFRAVWMGKNTPIENSDKYEITVSEDGLIHRLLVKDVMPVDKGIYSIVVGIKSSSAWLVVESDEDDSPSAHGKKKARKTTRAGGGGTMIESLAREQAEKLKKLWYKAEEETGAGQGNDPGPGVGSGTVAGAGAGLGAGTGAGISAGREAGKGAGIGAGSERGEGQGAGLGAGVCAGVGAGTGAGNQNLINGLDDNRGKGGVGQRMGGKGVLGVTEVGGDQSEGDGKRGKGELVDGMGNLGGGSGGLGGSGAGQGGLGEGEGDLQDSKVEQGGLADRQGGLGRKDRQLGHGQSEKGDLGDGSGAGKGCPGEEGGMGTGDWSGMDSGLEGARLSGNGRGEGGNSGLGGTRLVSGDDGRGLTDEQNRKKRHAGRGPLIEDTIVEPGVHFTCGLSDVHACKGHPAELVCKLSSDQSEGIWFKDGEKLSPKDGLSISKKGAIHKLILSNVQDSDAGKYKFEAEGRKTEAHIVVEDPPVLDKEELQMFSQPVTVKAGHNAVFKIPFEGREPFKVSWFRDGEELQDDVGVKVERGPKHSRLLLSKCQRKDSGDIKVKVKNESGAVEAMTRLVVLDKPTPPQGPVEVLESSPTRIGIKWRPPRDDGGSPVLSYSLERQQVGRNTWLKLGEVPGTTTTFATNQVEHGKRYSFRIRAHTAEGVSNVLETDDITAGTKAYSSPPAPPKVISATSKCITVSWVPPHNTGGSRITGYILEKRKKGSNIWSPVSDMPITEKKFTVRDIVEGQQYEFRVAAVNASGIGEPSVPSDFIFARDPMKPPGKVKDLKVTDSTYNSLSLSWAKPSEDDGDVAKGYYVEVKPADGQAWERCHTAPLSMSSYTIKGLKSMAMYFVRVVASNNGGDGEPQELDNYVLAMPPPVRPHFLIDSKFKSFIVVKAGNTVRVNMNFEASPIPEIVWLKDGIPVSKRATITNSDGVSQLLIPSSERSDSGIYTINVKNCIGQESFSVEIRVTDEPKPPGPVQLEENVSGTVTVSWEPSPDEKRDNRLHYMVMTRDSSKLSWHTVADDIFNNKFTAINIVAGRSYYFRVYAKNDMGLSAPSESSAWEIGKKKDKLTVNVPRYKEKDHRQAPYFIVPLKTHFVPRGYECHMSCAVRGTPKPHVTWYHNNISLNHNAHYLVSNVHGVWSLFIIGVSPRDSGDYTVVAENSLGRAECSTRLTVRE
- the LOC102697672 gene encoding immunoglobulin-like and fibronectin type III domain-containing protein 1 isoform X2 → MKTSKITNGPASGQAGIRKKSKIPGVMITQYTEDIPNGCSTPDFERKPIALTIQEGKTATFKAVVKGEPTPVVTWKRAKGNMDDPNKFKMTYDRFSNEYVLQVVQITGDEADTYKCYATNDYGEAVSTATLIVIEVGFKKKKKPQEQKESTVTKDPAEFRKLLRKRVKDEVKKEEKVIDGKVWDILLNADKKDYERICIEHGITDFRGMLKRLQEMKKEREEEQAKYLETISNLKHIEVNSEGLAEFELDMDLKDPSSRIFLYKDGIMIPYSKDMEMKHSLKQAGKKYIFCIKDLGPEDAGLYQVDVEEANVFSTELPFKFIPVQFLCQLQEVRAKEREDALFECVLSQPLFRAVWMGKNTPIENSDKYEITVSEDGLIHRLLVKDVMPVDKGIYSIVVGIKSSSAWLVVESDEDDSPSAHGKKKARKTTRAGGGGTMIESLAREQAEKLKKLWYKAEEETGAGQGNDPGPGVGSGTVAGAGAGLGAGTGAGISAGREAGKGAGIGAGSERGEGQGAGLGAGVCAGVGAGTGAGNQNLINGLDDNRGKGGVGQRMGGKGVLGVTEVGGDQSEGDGKRGKGELVDGMGNLGGGSGGLGGSGAGQGGLGEGEGDLQDSKVEQGGLADRQGGLGRKDRQLGHGQSEKGDLGDGSGAGKGCPGEEGGMGTGDWSGMDSGLEGARLSGNGRGEGGNSGLGGTRLVSGDDGRGLTDEQNRKKRHAGRGPLIEDTIVEPGVHFTCGLSDVHACKGHPAELVCKLSSDQSEGIWFKDGEKLSPKDGLSISKKGAIHKLILSNVQDSDAGKYKFEAEGRKTEAHIVVEDPPVLDKEELQMFSQPVTVKAGHNAVFKIPFEGREPFKVSWFRDGEELQDDVGVKVERGPKHSRLLLSKCQRKDSGDIKVKVKNESGAVEAMTRLVVLDKPTPPQGPVEVLESSPTRIGIKWRPPRDDGGSPVLSYSLERQQVGRNTWLKLGEVPGTTTTFATNQVEHGKRYSFRIRAHTAEGVSNVLETDDITAGTKAYSSPPAPPKVISATSKCITVSWVPPHNTGGSRITGYILEKRKKGSNIWSPVSDMPITEKKFTVRDIVEGQQYEFRVAAVNASGIGEPSVPSDFIFARDPMKPPGKVKDLKVTDSTYNSLSLSWAKPSEDDGDVAKGYYVEVKPADGQAWERCHTAPLSMSSYTIKGLKSMAMYFVRVVASNNGGDGEPQELDNYVLAMPPPVRPHFLIDSKFKSFIVVKAGNTVRVNMNFEASPIPEIVWLKDGIPVSKRATITNSDGVSQLLIPSSERSDSGIYTINVKNCIGQESFSVEIRVTDEPKPPGPVQLEENVSGTVTVSWEPSPDEKRDNRLHYMVMTRDSSKLSWHTVADDIFNNKFTAINIVAGRSYYFRVYAKNDMGLSAPSESSAWEIGKKKDKLTVNVPRYKEKDHRQAPYFIVPLKTHFVPRGYECHMSCAVRGTPKPHVTWYHNNISLNHNAHYLVSNVHGVWSLFIIGVSPRDSGDYTVVAENSLGRAECSTRLTVRE